One stretch of Miscanthus floridulus cultivar M001 chromosome 18, ASM1932011v1, whole genome shotgun sequence DNA includes these proteins:
- the LOC136520860 gene encoding uncharacterized protein, which produces MPPPREHHQPQEEEDDDDTAGVVKLISAEGFEFVVDKKAAMVSNTLRNMLTSPGGFSETRQGEVRFPEIPTHILEKICQYFYWSLHYSSGKETTEFQIEPEITLELMMAANYLDT; this is translated from the exons ATGCCTCCGCCGCGTGAGCACCACCAgccccaggaggaggaggacgacgacgacaccgCAGGCGTCGTCAAGCTCATCAGCGCCGAGGGCTTCGAATTCGTCGTCGACAAGAAGGCCGCCATGGTCTCCAACACCCTCCGCAACATGCTCACATCGCCAG GCGGCTTCTCCGAGACGCGCCAGGGCGAGGTCCGCTTCCCGGAGATCCCCACCCACATCCTCGAAAAGATCTGCCAGTATTTCTACTGGTCGCTCCATTACTCCAG TGGGAAGGAGACAACTGAGTTTCAGATCGAACCGGAGATCACCCTGGAGCTGATGATGGCCGCAAACTACCTGGACACTTGA
- the LOC136520936 gene encoding probable galacturonosyltransferase-like 9, translated as MGGAAGEAMWAAAVAATVVFLAVEVSGAAGALPRFAEAPEYRNGEGCPAAAAGVCDPGLVHIAMTLDAHYLRGSMAAVYSLLKHASCPESIFFHFLAAEAAGAAADGGEDPEPELLRRAVAASFPSLRFEIYPFRAEAVAGLISASVRAALEAPLNYARNHLADLLPRCVPRAIYLDSDVLAADDVRRLWETRLPAAAVVAAPEYCHANFSRYFTPAFWSDPELGPRVFAGRCRPPCYFNTGVMVIDLRRWRAGNYRQRIERWMEIQKVKRIYELGSLPPFLLVFAGEVEAVDHRWNQHGLGGDNVHGSCRPLHAGPVSLMHWSGKGKPWDRLDAGRPCPLDHTWKSYDLYIPSDSGGAASPASGPALSASVLSW; from the coding sequence ATGGGCGGCGCCGCGGGCGAGGCGATGTGGGCCGCTGCTGTGGCGGCGACGGTGGTCTTCTTGGCCGTCGAGGTTTCGGGTGCCGCGGGGGCGTTGCCGAGGTTTGCGGAGGCGCCGGAGTACCGGAACGGGGAAGGGTGTccggctgcggcggcgggggTGTGCGACCCGGGCTTGGTGCACATCGCCATGACGCTGGACGCGCACTACCTGCGGGGCTCCATGGCGGCGGTGTACTCGCTGCTGAAGCACGCGTCGTGCCCGGAGTCCATCTTCTTCCACTTCCTGGCCGCGGAGGCGGCCGGGGCAGCAGCGGACGGCGGGGAGGACCCGGAGCCGGAGCTGCTGCGGCGCGCGGTGGCGGCGTCGTTCCCGTCGCTGCGGTTCGAGATCTACCCGTTCCGCGCCGAGGCCGTGGCCGGGCTCATCTCGGCGTCCGTGCGCGCCGCGCTCGAGGCGCCGCTCAACTACGCGCGGAACCACCTGGCGGACCTGCTCCCGCGCTGCGTGCCGCGGGCGATATACCTCGACTCCGACGTGCTGGCCGCCGACGACGTGCGGCGCCTCTGGGAGACgcgcctccccgccgccgccgtggtggCGGCGCCCGAGTACTGCCACGCCAACTTCTCCCGCTACTTCACGCCGGCGTTCTGGTCCGACCCGGAGCTCGGGCCCCGTGTATTCGCGGGGCGCTGCCGCCCGCCCTGCTACTTCAACACCGGCGTCATGGTCATCGACCTCCGCCGCTGGCGTGCCGGCAATTACCGCCAGCGCATCGAGCGCTGGATGGAAATCCAGAAGGTGAAGCGCATCTACGAGCTGGGCTCCCTGCCCCCGTTCTTGCTCGTCTTCGCCGGCGAGGTGGAGGCCGTCGACCACCGCTGGAACCAGCACGGCCTCGGCGGCGACAACGTCCACGGCAGCTGCCGCCCGCTCCACGCCGGGCCCGTCAGCCTCATGCACTGGTCGGGCAAGGGCAAGCCCTGGGACCGCCTCGACGCCGGCAGGCCGTGCCCGCTTGACCACACCTGGAAGTCCTACGACCTCTACATCCCCAGCGACTCCGGTGGCGCCGCCTCGCCGGCGTCCGGGCCGGCATTGTCCGCATCCGTGCTCTCATGGTAG
- the LOC136520347 gene encoding pyrophosphate--fructose 6-phosphate 1-phosphotransferase subunit beta-like, whose protein sequence is MAAEAVTSNGGAVAANGGPAPGRLASVYSEVQTNRLLHALPLPSVLRSNFSVVDGPASSAAGNPDEIAKLFPNLFGQPSLSLVPAAEPAATRPLKVGVVLSGGQAPGGHNVICGIFDYLQERAKGSTLYGFKGGPAGIMKCKYVELTSDFVYPYRNQGGFDMICSGRDKIETPEQFKQAEDTANKLDLDGLVVIGGDDSNTNACLLGEYFRSRNMKTRVIGCPKTIDGDLKCKEVPTSFGFDTACKIYSEMIGNVMTDARSTGKYYHFVRLMGRAASHITLECALQTHPNAALIGEEVAAKKQTLKNVTNYITDIICKRADLGYNYGVILIPEGLIDFIPEVQKLIAELNEILAHDVVDEAGAWKSKLQPESKELFEFLPKTIQEQLMLERDPHGNVQVAKIETEKMLISMVETELEKRKAEGRYSAHFRGQAHFFGYEGRCGLPTNFDSNYCYALGYGAGALLQSGKTGLISSVGNLAAPVEEWTVGGTPLTSLMDVERRHGKFKPVIKKAMVELDAAPFKRYASMRDEWAIKNRYISPGPIQFSGPGSDDSNHTLMLELGAVL, encoded by the exons atggcggcggaggcggtgacGTCCAACGGCGGCGCGGTGGCCGCGAACGGCGGGCCGGCGCCCGGCCGGCTGGCCTCCGTGTACAGCGAGGTGCAGACGAACCGGCTCCTGCACGCGCTGCCCCTCCCCTCCGTCCTCCGCTCCAACTTCTCCGTCGTCGACGGCCCCGCCAGCTCCGCCGCGGGCAACCCTG ATGAGATCGCCAAGCTCTTCCCCAACCTGTTTGGCCAGCCCTCGCTGTCGCTGGTGCCGGCGGCCGAGCCCGCGGCGACCAGGCCGCTCAAGGTCGGTGTCGTGCTCTCCGGTGGACAGGCGCCGGGCGGCCACAATGTCATCTGCGGCATCTTTG ATTACCTGCAGGAGCGTGCAAAAGGCAGCACCTTGTATGGATTCAAGGGAGGCCCAGCTGGGATCATGAAGTGCAAGTATGTGGAGCTCACTTCAGACTTTGTGTATCCCTACAGAAACCAG GGAGGATTTGATATGATCTGCAGTGGAAGGGACAAGATTGAAACACCGGAGCAG TTCAAGCAAGCTGAGGACACAGCCAACAAGCTTGATTTGGATGGACTTGTTGTCATTGGTGGTGATGATTCAAACACCAATGCCTGCCTCCTTGGTGAATACTTTAG GTCAAGGAACATGAAGACCCGTGTTATCGGTTGCCCAAAGACTATCGACGGAGATCTGAAATGTAAGGAGGTTCCAACAAGCTTTGGGTTTGATACTGCTTGCAAG ATATACTCCGAAATGATTGGCAATGTTATGACTGATGCAAGATCAACAGGAAAATACTACCACT TTGTGAGGCTTATGGGTCGTGCTGCTTCTCACATTACATTGGAATGCGCTTTGCAAACACACCCCAATGCTGCACTCATTGGGGAAGAG GTTGCTGCAAAGAAGCAAACCCTTAAGAACGTCACAAACTACATTACTGATATCATCTGCAAGCGTGCAGATCTTGGATACAACTATGGCGTTATCCTTATACCGGAAGGCCTGATTGATTTCATCCCAGAG GTTCAAAAACTCATCGCAGAATTGAATGAAATTTTGGCACATGATGTTGTTGATGAGGCAGGGGCCTGGAAAAGCAAGCTTCAGCCTGAATCAAAGGAGCTGTTTGAGTTTTTGCCCAAAACTATTCAGGAGCAACTTATGCTTGAAAGGGATCCCCATGGCAATGTTCAG GTTGCAAAAATTGAAACCGAGAAAATGCTTATTAGCATGGTGGAAACTGAACTTGAGAAGAGAAAAGCTGAGGGGAGATACTCTGCACATTTCAGAGGACAAGCTCATTTCTTTGG GTACGAAGGAAGATGCGGCCTTCCAACTAACTTTGATTCTAACTATTGCTATGCATTAGGCTATGGTGCTGGTGCCCTTCTCCAAAGTGGGAAGACAGGACTTATTTCGTCT GTTGGCAACCTTGCAGCTCCAGTAGAAGAATGGACTGTTGGTGGAACACCATTGACATCGCTGATGGATGTCGAGAGGAGGCACG GCAAGTTCAAGCCAGTGATCAAGAAGGCTATGGTGGAACTTGATG CTGCACCTTTCAAGAGATATGCATCAATGCGGGATGAGTGGGCTATCAAGAACAGATACATCAGCCCTG GCCCCATCCAGTTCAGTGGCCCTGGAAGTGATGACTCGAACCACACTTTGATGCTGGAACTCGGTGCTGTGTTATAG